In Thiospirochaeta perfilievii, a single window of DNA contains:
- a CDS encoding helix-turn-helix domain-containing protein, which translates to MKLFEIGKNIKTLRVDNGLTQQELADKSGISRVTLGRLERGLVVSISVKTLDLILDNLGLEIEFKNKEGFGLPTLDEI; encoded by the coding sequence ATGAAATTATTCGAAATTGGTAAAAATATTAAAACCCTTAGGGTAGATAACGGTTTAACCCAACAAGAGTTAGCGGATAAGTCTGGAATAAGTAGAGTAACTTTAGGCAGATTAGAACGGGGTCTAGTTGTAAGTATTTCAGTTAAAACCCTCGATCTAATACTAGATAACCTAGGATTAGAGATAGAGTTTAAAAACAAAGAGGGCTTTGGACTACCTACATTAGATGAAATATAA
- a CDS encoding type II toxin-antitoxin system HipA family toxin, with amino-acid sequence MIHLLMDESKNIDITVNKEKVGELFFNSLDSTYGFNYTSNIAPISLIMPYRKNTYFRKNRLHPIFEMNMPEGFLYELFKNRLSKEHGYINDFLVLTYLGPNIDGRIGYISSLNRSEINGIDIEDVIHNDTKDTFSMLLNTFLKLNAISGVQPKTLALLNNKTSFTTKEYIVKTWGEEFPNLAENEYFCLKAVEKTGVKIPNIILSYNKNFLLVERFNYDFENNTFLGFEEILGLLGKNSDGKYSGSYEQVAKVVYSVTTNKNSSMRDLFKIIVMNYLLKNGDAHLKNFGIVYNTDFTVIELAPAYDIVNTTAYIFKDRPALTLFGNKLWSGKKDLIKFAMQSCYLTKNDADKIYNNCLHILKETVTEIEEYIKNNPTFETIGYRMIDSFKTSLTLETIKEMPDEIIRNW; translated from the coding sequence ATGATACATTTACTTATGGATGAATCTAAAAATATAGATATAACGGTTAATAAAGAAAAAGTTGGTGAACTATTTTTTAATAGTTTAGATAGCACATATGGCTTTAACTATACTAGTAATATAGCTCCTATATCCCTAATTATGCCTTATAGAAAAAACACTTATTTTAGGAAAAATAGATTACACCCAATTTTTGAAATGAATATGCCAGAGGGCTTTTTATATGAATTATTCAAAAATAGACTTAGTAAAGAGCATGGCTATATAAATGACTTTTTAGTACTAACATACTTAGGCCCTAATATTGATGGTAGAATTGGTTATATAAGTAGTTTAAATAGATCAGAGATAAATGGGATAGATATAGAAGATGTAATACATAATGATACAAAAGATACATTTTCCATGCTTTTAAACACTTTTTTAAAGCTAAATGCCATATCTGGTGTTCAGCCTAAAACATTAGCCCTATTAAACAATAAAACAAGTTTTACAACAAAAGAGTATATTGTAAAAACCTGGGGAGAGGAGTTTCCAAACTTAGCAGAAAATGAGTACTTTTGTCTAAAAGCCGTAGAGAAAACAGGTGTAAAAATTCCAAACATAATACTATCCTATAATAAAAACTTTTTACTTGTTGAGCGTTTTAACTACGACTTTGAGAATAATACTTTTTTAGGTTTTGAGGAGATCCTTGGATTATTAGGTAAAAATAGTGATGGAAAATATTCAGGTAGTTACGAGCAGGTGGCAAAGGTTGTATATAGTGTAACAACTAATAAAAACAGTTCTATGAGGGATCTATTTAAAATTATAGTTATGAACTATCTACTTAAAAATGGTGATGCACACCTAAAGAACTTTGGAATTGTTTATAACACCGATTTTACAGTAATTGAACTTGCACCAGCTTATGATATTGTTAATACAACAGCGTATATATTTAAAGATAGACCAGCCTTAACACTATTTGGAAATAAACTATGGTCTGGTAAAAAAGATTTAATAAAATTTGCAATGCAGAGTTGTTATTTAACAAAAAATGATGCAGATAAGATCTACAACAATTGCTTACATATATTAAAAGAGACTGTCACCGAGATCGAAGAATATATAAAAAACAATCCAACTTTTGAAACTATAGGATACAGAATGATCGACTCATTTAAAACATCACTCACTTTAGAGACTATTAAGGAGATGCCAGATGAAATTATTCGAAATTGGTAA
- the mntA gene encoding type VII toxin-antitoxin system MntA family adenylyltransferase antitoxin yields MSIYEQVVSNITNYVKNDSRIISVYLLGSYAKGTFTSKSDIDIGIIFHNEHLITSLDISSIATDLTYEIGITVDVGVISSKNLVYASEVIYTGKLLYCSNKDLDNLKKANLLGMYHRFNDDRKEILNAYRT; encoded by the coding sequence ATGAGCATATATGAGCAGGTTGTTTCGAATATTACTAATTATGTAAAAAATGATAGTAGAATTATCTCTGTTTATCTTTTAGGTAGTTATGCTAAAGGAACATTTACAAGTAAAAGTGATATTGATATTGGTATTATATTCCATAATGAACACCTAATTACTAGTTTAGATATATCTTCAATAGCAACAGATCTTACTTACGAAATAGGTATAACAGTAGATGTAGGAGTTATATCATCAAAAAACTTAGTCTATGCTTCAGAAGTTATATATACAGGGAAACTACTATATTGTAGCAATAAAGATTTAGATAATTTAAAAAAAGCAAATTTACTAGGAATGTATCATAGGTTTAACGATGACAGAAAGGAGATTTTAAATGCCTATAGAACTTGA
- the hepT gene encoding type VII toxin-antitoxin system HepT family RNase toxin, translated as MPIELDNVVYNKASIIERSLNRVREEYLKDTELKNYTFIDAMVLNIERACQAAIDLSNHIVAKMHLGIPQNSADSFKLLSKNSIITEVIAKEMVGMTGFRNIAIHEYQELNMSILKIVAETKYKSLIDFCSQLGIKIIVG; from the coding sequence ATGCCTATAGAACTTGATAATGTTGTTTATAATAAAGCATCTATTATAGAAAGATCATTAAACCGTGTTAGGGAAGAGTATTTAAAAGACACTGAACTTAAAAATTATACATTTATTGATGCTATGGTATTAAATATTGAAAGAGCTTGTCAGGCAGCAATTGACTTGTCAAATCATATTGTTGCTAAAATGCATTTAGGGATCCCCCAAAACAGTGCTGATTCATTTAAACTATTAAGTAAAAACAGTATTATAACTGAAGTTATTGCAAAAGAGATGGTAGGTATGACAGGCTTTAGAAATATTGCAATACATGAGTATCAAGAGCTTAATATGTCAATTTTAAAAATAGTAGCTGAAACTAAATATAAATCTCTTATAGATTTCTGCAGCCAATTAGGTATTAAAATTATTGTTGGATAA
- a CDS encoding ATP-binding protein, producing MKKLPIGIQTFRKIREDNFYYVDKTRFIKELVDNGGGYYFLSRPRRFGKSLFLDTIASAFKGEKELFKGLFLYDNWDWENPDLSGVPVIKISFGSGVNRSVDELQQSFSYVLNNISGEYSIESEYSDLKNKFSDLIKKIYEKYNKQVVVLVDEYDKPILDSITNKELATELREELKNYYSVIKDCDRYIKLCFITGVSKFSKATCTRLGFSGLNNLNDITIRPDYGDICGYTENELYAVFKDRIKDFDKEQVKLWYNGYSFTGESVYNPFDILLLFDNKEFRNYWFETGTPTFLIKLLEKNSYFIPEIECKVATERLIGNFDIDDINVETLLFQTGYLTIKNKMHKGNRIVYTLDYPNIEVKMSLTDSILSYLSNNNIENQQNNLYDSLLDGKVDMLEPVFHSFFASIPNDWYRKNSMGNYEGYYASIFYCYFTALGLDVIAEDVTNLGRIDLTVKIENIIYIIEFKVVEIVTDGNPAIEQIKNRKYYEKYTSSCADIYLLGVEFSKTDRNITRYQWEKL from the coding sequence ATGAAAAAGCTGCCAATTGGGATACAGACATTTAGAAAGATAAGGGAAGATAACTTTTACTACGTTGATAAAACCAGGTTTATTAAAGAGCTGGTGGATAATGGTGGAGGATATTACTTTTTATCTCGACCTCGTCGATTTGGTAAAAGCCTTTTTTTAGATACTATTGCATCTGCTTTTAAGGGAGAGAAGGAACTTTTTAAAGGTTTGTTTCTTTATGATAATTGGGATTGGGAAAATCCTGATCTATCTGGAGTACCGGTAATTAAAATTAGTTTTGGATCGGGTGTTAATAGATCGGTAGATGAGTTACAACAATCTTTTTCTTATGTGCTCAATAATATTAGTGGTGAATACAGTATTGAATCAGAGTATTCTGACCTAAAAAACAAATTTTCTGACTTAATTAAAAAAATATACGAGAAGTATAATAAACAAGTTGTTGTTCTTGTTGATGAGTATGATAAACCAATATTAGATTCTATAACAAATAAAGAGTTAGCAACAGAGCTTAGAGAGGAGTTAAAAAACTACTACTCTGTAATTAAGGATTGTGATAGGTATATAAAGCTATGTTTTATAACTGGCGTTAGTAAATTCTCTAAAGCAACGTGCACACGTCTGGGTTTCAGTGGGTTAAACAACTTAAATGATATCACGATAAGACCTGATTATGGTGATATTTGTGGATACACAGAGAATGAGCTATACGCTGTTTTTAAAGATAGAATAAAGGATTTTGATAAAGAGCAAGTAAAGTTATGGTATAATGGATACTCTTTTACTGGTGAATCAGTTTATAATCCATTTGATATACTTCTTTTGTTTGATAATAAAGAGTTTAGAAACTACTGGTTCGAGACAGGAACACCTACATTTTTAATTAAATTACTAGAAAAAAATAGCTATTTTATACCAGAAATTGAGTGTAAAGTTGCAACTGAGAGATTAATAGGAAACTTCGATATTGATGATATTAATGTTGAGACTTTGCTGTTCCAAACAGGATATTTAACAATTAAAAATAAGATGCACAAAGGCAATAGAATTGTTTATACCTTGGACTATCCTAATATTGAGGTAAAAATGAGTCTAACCGATTCTATTTTATCCTATCTATCTAATAATAATATTGAGAATCAACAGAATAACCTTTACGACTCTCTATTAGATGGTAAAGTGGATATGCTTGAACCTGTTTTTCATAGTTTCTTTGCTTCCATACCAAATGACTGGTATAGAAAAAACTCTATGGGTAACTACGAGGGCTACTATGCATCAATTTTTTACTGCTATTTTACAGCTTTAGGTTTAGATGTAATTGCAGAAGATGTTACTAATTTGGGAAGAATCGATTTAACAGTTAAAATTGAAAATATTATATATATTATCGAGTTTAAAGTAGTAGAGATTGTCACAGATGGTAACCCGGCAATAGAGCAGATTAAAAACCGTAAGTATTACGAGAAGTATACTTCATCCTGTGCTGATATCTACCTACTTGGGGTAGAGTTTAGTAAAACCGATAGAAACATAACCCGGTACCAGTGGGAGAAATTGTAA
- a CDS encoding nucleotidyltransferase family protein, with the protein MRLSPRLQKLFVSTSRNLFGESNIYLFGSRTDDSKKGGDFDIAIEYPESADEFKKLKIKFITSIIQQGYDIKIDLVQLDSSNSLINSEIRETGILL; encoded by the coding sequence ATGAGATTATCTCCTCGGTTACAAAAACTTTTTGTTAGCACAAGTAGAAATCTGTTTGGTGAATCAAATATCTACCTCTTTGGAAGCCGTACTGATGATAGTAAAAAAGGTGGCGATTTTGATATTGCAATAGAGTATCCTGAATCGGCTGATGAATTTAAGAAATTAAAAATAAAATTTATTACATCAATTATACAACAGGGGTATGATATTAAAATTGACCTTGTTCAGCTTGATTCTTCTAATAGTTTAATAAACTCCGAAATTAGAGAAACTGGTATTTTGTTATAA
- a CDS encoding ATP-binding protein, translating to MKKLPIGIQTFSKIREDDFYYVDKTPFINKLTNTGGGYYFLSRPRRFGKSLFLDTIESAFKCEKELFNGLFLYDNWDWNSPHPVIKISFGSGVSKSVVDLKRIFSYSLDQIEEYYSIDEVYTDLRDRFSNLIKKLSVKYNSQVIVLIDEYDKPILDNITDSKLAIELRDELKNYYSVIKDSDRFIKLCFITGVSKFSKVNLFSGLNNLNDITIRADYGDICGYTQSELDCVFKDRICDFDSTMVKSWYNGYSFTGESVYNPFDILLLFDNKEFKNYWFETGTPRFLIDLIEKNDYFIPNIENIELSSNLIGDFDVDKINLETLLFQTGYLTIDKVNKLGNNILYALKYPNIEVKMSLTEYILDSLVQKNIPKTKNNIALYRAMQNGELDKLESVFHSFFASIPNDWYRKNSMGNYEGYYASIFYCYFTALGLDVVAEDVTNVGRIDLTVKIEDKIYIMEFKVVEIVTDGNPAIEQIKSRKYYEKYIGSGSDIYILGVEFSKTDRNITRYQWEKK from the coding sequence ATGAAAAAGCTACCAATTGGAATACAAACATTTAGTAAAATTAGAGAAGATGATTTTTACTATGTGGATAAAACACCATTTATAAATAAACTTACCAATACAGGTGGGGGGTATTACTTCTTATCTAGGCCAAGACGTTTTGGTAAGAGTCTGTTTTTAGATACAATTGAGTCAGCTTTTAAGTGTGAAAAAGAGTTGTTTAATGGGCTTTTTTTATATGATAACTGGGATTGGAATAGTCCTCACCCAGTAATTAAAATAAGCTTTGGTTCTGGTGTTTCCAAATCTGTTGTTGATCTTAAAAGAATATTTAGTTATAGTCTGGATCAAATTGAAGAGTATTACAGCATTGATGAAGTGTATACAGATTTAAGGGATAGATTTTCTAATCTAATTAAAAAGTTGTCTGTAAAATATAACTCCCAAGTTATTGTTCTTATCGATGAATACGATAAACCTATTTTAGATAATATTACTGATTCAAAGCTTGCAATAGAACTAAGGGACGAATTAAAAAACTACTACTCTGTAATTAAAGATTCTGACAGATTTATTAAACTCTGCTTTATAACAGGCGTAAGTAAATTCTCCAAGGTTAATCTTTTTAGTGGGTTAAACAATTTAAATGATATAACCATAAGAGCGGATTATGGAGATATTTGTGGGTATACCCAGAGTGAGTTAGATTGTGTTTTTAAAGATAGAATCTGCGATTTTGACTCTACTATGGTTAAGAGTTGGTACAACGGTTATAGCTTTACTGGGGAGTCTGTATATAATCCCTTTGATATTTTATTACTATTTGATAATAAAGAGTTTAAAAATTACTGGTTTGAAACAGGAACACCTAGATTTTTAATAGATTTAATAGAAAAAAATGATTATTTTATTCCAAATATTGAAAATATAGAGTTATCAAGTAATTTAATTGGGGATTTCGATGTTGATAAAATTAATCTTGAAACTTTACTTTTTCAAACTGGATACCTTACAATTGATAAAGTAAATAAATTAGGTAACAATATTTTATACGCTCTAAAGTATCCAAATATTGAAGTTAAAATGAGTTTAACAGAGTATATCTTGGACTCATTAGTTCAAAAAAATATACCAAAAACTAAAAATAATATCGCTCTATATAGAGCAATGCAAAATGGAGAATTAGATAAGCTTGAATCAGTTTTTCACTCATTTTTTGCTTCTATTCCAAACGATTGGTATAGAAAAAACAGTATGGGAAACTACGAGGGCTATTATGCATCAATATTCTATTGTTACTTTACTGCCCTAGGGTTAGATGTTGTAGCAGAGGATGTTACAAATGTAGGAAGGATAGATCTAACTGTAAAAATTGAAGATAAAATCTATATAATGGAGTTTAAAGTCGTTGAGATTGTAACAGATGGGAACCCAGCAATAGAGCAGATAAAAAGCCGTAAATACTACGAAAAATATATAGGTTCTGGAAGTGATATTTATATCCTTGGTGTCGAGTTTAGTAAAACCGACAGGAATATAACCCGGTACCAGTGGGAGAAAAAATAA
- a CDS encoding nucleotidyltransferase domain-containing protein: protein MITVFKKYKNIDSVVLYGSRAKGSYKNGSDIDLTITGKDISIKTLYKIEENLEDLMLPYKIDLSLYCNIENENLKQHIKRVGINLLTYSTI, encoded by the coding sequence ATAATTACTGTATTTAAAAAATATAAAAATATAGATAGTGTCGTTCTATACGGCTCTAGAGCTAAGGGTAGTTACAAAAATGGATCGGATATAGACTTAACAATAACAGGGAAGGATATCAGCATTAAAACTCTATACAAAATAGAAGAAAACCTAGAGGATTTAATGTTACCATATAAAATAGACCTATCATTATACTGTAATATTGAGAATGAAAACCTAAAACAGCATATAAAAAGGGTTGGAATTAACCTACTCACCTATTCCACAATTTAG